The sequence below is a genomic window from Synechococcus sp. PCC 7335.
ACTATACCTTGGCGTGGAAAACCAAAGCTCTAGGCTTGTCATGTACGATTTGAGGGCTACTTCCGGCTGTTGCTAAAATCATATTCAATCATTTGAGCGACACAGACAACACTTGGAACAATAAAACCAACAATGAATGTTTCTAGCCTATTCACGCGCTTTCTTTTTCTCTGTTTGATACTGACGTTCACACTAGGTTGCACAGCAACAGCAGCTATTCCCATAGATAGCAGTGATAGCATCTACAGCTACAAGAAGCCTAGCTCTGACGGTATTGGCAAGGTTTATTACGGTCGTGAGATTGCTAGTGTAATGGGCTATCGAGGCGCAAACTGGCTATCTAGGCCAAGTCGCCTAAGCGAAGAGCGTTCGGATATGGCGGTTGATGCGTTAATGCTAGAGCGTGATGATGTCGTCGCTGATATCGGAGCGGGTTTAGGTTACATCAGCTTTCAGCTAGCTAAGTGGGTAGATCAAGGTAAGGTCATTGCAGTCGATGTGCAACCTGAGATGCTAGCGTTGCTAGAAGCTGAACGAGATCAGTATGACGTTAAGAATATTGAAACGGTGCTTAGTACTGAATCTGATCCGAATCTTCCGGCTGAGAGTATTGATATGGCAGTGATGTTTGATGCATATCACGAATTTGCCTATCCAAAAGAAATGATGACAGGTATCGCAAAGGCCCTGAAGCCGAAGGGCCAAGTTGTGCTTGCAGAATATCGAGCCGAAAACCCTTTGGTCTTGATCAAAAAGCACCACAAGATGACTCAAAAGCAGGTGAAGAAAGAGATGAGGGCAGTCGGACTGAAATGGGTGAACACAGACAATCGACTGCCACAACAGCATTTAATGTTTTTTGAAAAGGCGGTTGACGAGTTACGCTAATACCTTTCGACGCTGGAGCTAAAGATAGGCTCTACGCGAATAGCCGCAACTCGCGATGGTCGAATGACCATATATTCGCCCGGATGAATCTTGGGGATAGGAACGCTGATGAATTCCTCGCTAGTCGCTTTGGGCATCAGTTCGGAGCTGTACCACTTTTGAAAATCTTGAATCGTGGTAAAACGCACCTGCTCGGTGTGCCCACCATCAAAAGTCATGTGGACAGCATATTCGCTAGGAGTTCTTGGCATGATTTCAAACGATTTTCGAATGACCAGAGTTAGTATGGGCCAATCGAGGATAAAACTCTCAACTAAGCAAAGATTAGTCGAAGATATAGCGTTCACCAGATGCATTTGGCGTGCGAATCTGTGTATAGCGATTGTTCTATCAATCTGCACTCAGCTTACACCATCACCAAGATCTCCATCACCAGGATCTATAGGCTCTGTCAAACAAAGCTGACTGCTCTGCTA
It includes:
- a CDS encoding class I SAM-dependent methyltransferase; translated protein: MNVSSLFTRFLFLCLILTFTLGCTATAAIPIDSSDSIYSYKKPSSDGIGKVYYGREIASVMGYRGANWLSRPSRLSEERSDMAVDALMLERDDVVADIGAGLGYISFQLAKWVDQGKVIAVDVQPEMLALLEAERDQYDVKNIETVLSTESDPNLPAESIDMAVMFDAYHEFAYPKEMMTGIAKALKPKGQVVLAEYRAENPLVLIKKHHKMTQKQVKKEMRAVGLKWVNTDNRLPQQHLMFFEKAVDELR